The DNA segment GGAAGTATTTTGGAAAGATTTGTCAAATCCCAAGACCATCCAAAAAGGAAGAGAAGATACTGGCGTATCTAATATCTTTTGCTCAGGAGAATGACCTTGAATATAAGCAAGACGAAATTGGGAATGTGTTGATTCGTAAGCCTGCCACCGAGGGGTGTGAAAATATGAAATCTGTTGTGTTGCAGTCGCATGTTGATATGGTTTGCGAAAAACATTCACATGTAAAGCATAATTTTGATAAGGACCCTATTGTGCCTCGGGTTGATGGTGATTGGGTAAGGGCTTCTGATACCACATTGGGTGCCGATGATGGAATAGGAGTGGCTGCACAGCTGGCTTTGTTGGCTAGTAATAGTATTAAACATGGCGATTTGGAGTGCTTGTTTACAGTGGATGAGGAAACAGGACTAACGGGTGCATTTAACTTAAAGGATGGGTTCTTTGATAGCTCCATTCTCTTGAATCTGGATTCTGAGGATGATGGAGAATTATTTATCGGCTGTGCCGGAGGTGTCGATACGGTAGCTGCTTTTGATATGGAGAGGGAAGCAATCTCTGATAATTATTATGCTTTTAGGATGGATGTATCCGGTTTGAAAGGGGGGCATTCGGGTGATGATATTCATAAAGGATTGGGTAATGCCAATAAAATATTAAATCGCTTTTTATGGACAGCTTCGCGTCAATATGGCCTTAGGCTGCATGCGTTTTATGGTGGTAACTTAAGGAATGCCATTGCTCGAGAGGCTTCGGCTATAGCTGTGGTTCCAACATCGGTTAAAGAGGCTGTTAGGGTGGCTTTCAATATTTTTTATGACGAGTTGTCTTCTGAGTTGGAGGTAACTGAACCTGGACTGAAAATGCATATGGAGTCTTGCGATTTGCCTGAAAATGTTTTTACACAGGATTTTCAGACAAGGCTATTGAATGCTGTTTATGCTTGTCCGCATGGGGTTGTGGAGATGAGTCGTAAAATAGAAGGGTTGGTGGAGACATCAACAAATTTGGCTGCCATTAAACAGGAAGGTGAAAAGTTATT comes from the Saccharicrinis fermentans DSM 9555 = JCM 21142 genome and includes:
- a CDS encoding aminoacyl-histidine dipeptidase is translated as MSMLESLAPAEVWKYFGKICQIPRPSKKEEKILAYLISFAQENDLEYKQDEIGNVLIRKPATEGCENMKSVVLQSHVDMVCEKHSHVKHNFDKDPIVPRVDGDWVRASDTTLGADDGIGVAAQLALLASNSIKHGDLECLFTVDEETGLTGAFNLKDGFFDSSILLNLDSEDDGELFIGCAGGVDTVAAFDMEREAISDNYYAFRMDVSGLKGGHSGDDIHKGLGNANKILNRFLWTASRQYGLRLHAFYGGNLRNAIAREASAIAVVPTSVKEAVRVAFNIFYDELSSELEVTEPGLKMHMESCDLPENVFTQDFQTRLLNAVYACPHGVVEMSRKIEGLVETSTNLAAIKQEGEKLLVTTSQRSSVESAKEDIAAMVRSVFELAGAQVKHGEGYPGWAPNTDSEILNITRASYERLFGESPEVRAIHAGLECGLFLEKYPQLDMISFGPTIRGAHSPEERINIKTVNKFWLHLLDVLENIPEK